Proteins encoded together in one Vibrio lentus window:
- a CDS encoding ECF-type riboflavin transporter substrate-binding protein — MNFSAKTVVVIAIGAALYGIGGLPMFGVPVFANTTLKPAMAVLALFSVLFGPIVGFLVGFIGHWVTDLFAGWGVWLTWVLGSGIVGMVIGLFPMMTKNRLQQGELPMKDFALFVILALAGNVVGYGCSAFLDTILYAEPFTKVFTQLSIIAAGNTVLIAVVGFLILKSVAKRNKQSRNLTEA; from the coding sequence ATGAACTTTTCAGCTAAAACAGTCGTCGTTATCGCTATTGGCGCGGCACTGTATGGCATTGGTGGTTTACCTATGTTTGGTGTGCCAGTGTTTGCTAACACGACATTAAAACCAGCAATGGCAGTTCTAGCACTGTTTTCTGTTCTGTTTGGCCCGATTGTTGGCTTCTTAGTTGGCTTTATCGGCCACTGGGTAACTGACCTGTTCGCAGGTTGGGGCGTATGGTTAACTTGGGTGTTAGGCTCTGGCATCGTGGGTATGGTTATCGGCTTATTCCCAATGATGACTAAAAACCGCCTTCAACAAGGCGAACTACCAATGAAAGATTTTGCACTGTTCGTGATACTTGCCCTCGCGGGTAACGTCGTGGGGTACGGCTGCTCTGCGTTCCTAGACACCATCCTATACGCAGAACCGTTTACTAAAGTCTTCACACAACTGTCTATCATCGCAGCGGGTAACACCGTTCTGATCGCTGTTGTAGGCTTCCTGATCCTCAAATCAGTCGCTAAGCGTAACAAACAAAGCCGCAACCTAACTGAGGCATAA
- a CDS encoding DUF3302 domain-containing protein, which translates to MFLDYFALGLLIFVALVIFYGIIVIHDIPYEIAKERNHPHQDAIHVSGWVSLFTLHTIWPFLWIWATLWRKDRGWGFAKLEEEQHDIHHRVDTLIDQVSVLQEEIAQLKQTTPAQTNTQQDQNNAQDQEVK; encoded by the coding sequence ATGTTTTTAGACTACTTTGCGCTCGGCTTACTTATTTTCGTAGCATTAGTAATCTTTTACGGCATCATCGTTATTCACGATATTCCCTATGAAATTGCGAAAGAACGCAATCACCCTCATCAAGATGCTATTCACGTCTCAGGCTGGGTTAGCCTATTCACCTTACACACTATTTGGCCATTTCTATGGATTTGGGCAACATTATGGCGCAAAGATCGTGGTTGGGGCTTCGCTAAGCTTGAAGAAGAGCAACACGACATTCATCACCGTGTAGACACCCTAATCGACCAAGTCAGTGTGCTTCAGGAAGAAATCGCACAGCTTAAACAAACGACACCTGCGCAGACCAACACTCAACAAGATCAGAATAACGCTCAAGATCAGGAGGTTAAGTAA
- a CDS encoding HlyD family secretion protein, translating to MDLLLIMTYAALCITIFKVFNIPLNKWTVPTAVLGGVIIVGTLILLMNYNHPFTQIGNQVYSTTPVVSGVRGKVIEVPVEANKPLKQGDILFKIDPVPFEAEVARLEAKVKEASQGALGMESEVAEAEAAKIKAIAERDKAQREFSRYKRGYDSGAFTEQQLDTRRQAYKASEAAVKVADANLDQAKISLDSEIGGENTAVLSLLAELRKAQFDLEQTVVRAPTDGYVTQLALRPGVMAVPLPLAPVMTFVHTEAQYYTAAFRQNSLQRLQTGFEAEFLFRALPGKVFKGRIDEVIPAIGESQFQARGALLGTDALRTSGRVFVKLTITDDLSDYHLPMGTAVEVAVYSDSFTHVSIMRKVLIRMKSWQNYLYLDH from the coding sequence ATGGATTTACTGCTGATAATGACCTATGCGGCGCTTTGCATTACGATTTTCAAAGTATTCAATATCCCGCTAAACAAATGGACAGTACCCACTGCCGTTCTTGGTGGCGTGATCATCGTAGGTACACTCATCCTGCTGATGAACTATAACCACCCTTTCACGCAAATTGGTAACCAAGTTTACTCAACCACGCCAGTCGTTTCAGGCGTTAGGGGTAAAGTTATCGAAGTGCCTGTAGAAGCAAACAAACCTCTGAAGCAAGGGGATATTCTTTTCAAAATCGACCCCGTTCCATTCGAAGCTGAAGTCGCAAGGTTAGAAGCTAAGGTAAAAGAAGCAAGCCAAGGTGCGCTTGGAATGGAATCAGAAGTAGCCGAAGCGGAAGCTGCAAAAATCAAAGCCATCGCAGAAAGAGATAAAGCCCAACGTGAGTTTTCTCGTTACAAGCGCGGTTATGACAGCGGAGCCTTTACCGAACAACAATTAGATACTCGCAGACAAGCTTACAAGGCATCAGAAGCCGCAGTGAAAGTTGCAGACGCTAATCTAGATCAAGCAAAAATTTCTTTGGACTCAGAAATAGGTGGCGAAAATACCGCTGTTTTAAGTTTATTAGCTGAATTGCGTAAAGCTCAGTTCGACTTAGAACAAACCGTAGTAAGAGCACCAACCGACGGCTATGTAACTCAACTAGCTCTGCGTCCAGGTGTGATGGCTGTTCCTCTTCCTCTCGCACCGGTGATGACTTTTGTTCACACTGAAGCTCAGTATTATACGGCTGCGTTTAGACAAAATTCATTGCAGCGCCTGCAAACCGGGTTTGAAGCAGAGTTCTTATTTAGAGCGCTACCTGGGAAAGTGTTTAAAGGCAGAATTGATGAAGTGATTCCAGCGATTGGTGAGAGTCAATTCCAAGCGCGTGGTGCGTTACTTGGTACAGATGCACTGCGTACTAGTGGCCGTGTGTTCGTTAAGTTGACCATCACAGATGACCTGTCTGACTACCATTTACCTATGGGTACCGCGGTTGAAGTAGCGGTATATTCAGACAGCTTCACTCACGTATCTATCATGCGTAAGGTACTTATTCGTATGAAGAGCTGGCAAAACTATCTATACCTAGATCACTAA